The following coding sequences lie in one Epinephelus moara isolate mb chromosome 17, YSFRI_EMoa_1.0, whole genome shotgun sequence genomic window:
- the LOC126403761 gene encoding calcium-binding protein 2-like yields the protein MSKAEERTASTSSVNSAASESSRDGSTSGSVSETPKKSLKKSKKSTENMNKVYNSVLNSVFGAERELAQAELDELQEAFKEFDYDQDGYLNYKDVAECMRTMGYMPTEMELLEIVQQIKMRMGGLMDFEDFTELMGPRMMGETAHMLGLKELQSAFVQFDLDGDGKINQDEMKEAIKTMLGEKLKKGELEEILKELDINSDGSIDFEEFVMMLSIR from the exons ATGTCCAAAGCAGAAGAGCGGACAGCCTCTACAAGTTCAGTCAACTCAGCTGCATCAGAAAG TAGCAGAGATGGTTCCACATCAGGTTCAGTCTCTGAAACACCCAAGAAATCATTAAAGAAGTCCAAGAAATCCACTGAGAACATGAACAAAGTCTACAACTCTGTGCTCAACAGTGTTTTTGGGGCG GAGCGAGAATTAGCTCAGGCTGAGTTGGATG AGTTGCAAGAGGCCTTCAAAGAGTTTGACTATGATCAAGATGGATACCTGAACTACAAGGATGTGGCTGAATGCATGAGGACCATGGGATACATGCCCACAGAAATGGAGCTGCTAGAGATAGTACAACAGATCAAGATGAGAA TGGGCGGGTTAATGGATTTTGAGGACTTTACTGAACTGATGGGACCCAGGATGATGGGGGAGACTGCTCACATGCTCGGACTCAAAGAGCTCCAGTCAGCCTTTGTGCAA tttgaCCTCGACGGAGACGGAAAGATCAACCAGGACGAGATGAAGGAGGCAATCAAGACGATGCTGGGGGAGAAGCTGAAGAAAGGAGAACTGGAGGAGATCTTAAAGGAGCTGGACATCAACTCAGATGGAAGCATTGACTTTGAAG aGTTTGTGATGATGCTCTCCATTCGCTAG
- the tmem88b gene encoding transmembrane protein 88 b: MSMTGTLEKGAHHQALDLSEELPPHHHHHHNNHHQHLHHSNSLASTTAVGGGRETPSRVVVPPPYSAAESGGGGSEAPLELRGSLDCWACSVLVTAQNLIIATINACLAGLVFGTILTPAIVMVSFGFLCHSTVRPHGTTPYCSDLLTDGGCVALLVVGFLLVTPLLVLALAAYCRLARHLQLGLCFIPYSRAVYKNLPATQHRGLGTGCCGGRDEASGSGKGKVWV; the protein is encoded by the exons ATGAGTATGACAGGTACTCTAGAGAAAGGGGCCCATCACCAAGCCTTGGACCTGTCCGAGGAGCTGCCacctcatcaccaccatcaccataacaaccaccaccagcatctTCACCACTCCAATTCCCTGGCCTCAACCACTGCTGTGGGTGGAGGCAGAGAAACACCTTCACGTGTAGTTGTACCTCCTCCTTATTCTGCAGCTGAGAGCGGTGGTGGGGGCAGTGAAGCTCCTCTGGAGCTGCGTGGGTCCCTGGACTGCTGGGCCTGCTCGGTGCTGGTGACAGCTCAGAACCTGATTATTGCTACGATCAACGCCTGCCTCGCTGGACTGGTGTTTGGGACCATCCTGACGCCAGCCATCGTCATGGTGTCGTTTGGCTTTCTCTGCCACTCTACA GTCCGCCCTCACGGGACGACCCCCTATTGCTCAGACCTGCTGACTGACGGAGGCTGCGTGGCTCTGCTGGTGGTGGGCTTCCTCTTGGTCACCCCTCTGCTGGTCCTGGCGCTTGCTGCATACTGCCGCCTAGCCCGACACCTCCAGCTGGGCCTGTGCTTCATCCCATACAGCCGGGCCGTGTACAAGAACCTGCCGGCCACCCAGCACCGTGGCCTGGGTACTGGCTGCTGCGGCGGCCGAGATGAAGCCAGTGGTAGTGGGAAGGGAAAAGTCTGGGTCTGA
- the tdrd7b gene encoding tudor domain-containing protein 7B isoform X2 codes for MLTFPETPNRPVVTPMNLNESLGSGKGKPYNPQQVQGRIREILGKYSNGFWVSKLPQIYRELYKQDMPTEAIKDLETWTHICTVEKTCSSNPSELLLYPAKEQTTTSSPPPILNPNSTSAPVPSSNIPGDKPMQSPAQQRPPSTHPTRSGSRSPQTPPSSSSSPSPPSSPTTLSPDLKLKLEELLVKYSNGLWAHALPKLFQDTYKFKLPGHVLENLHLLSDICTIDYPMPDNPKRAILYRRSSSGDGGGEDENCNRRNSSASEEELRVRQELGRRLSNHAVPSLQIPKEEYPSVLVVEATNTNGVILRYIGEGYSQAQESMEDEMREFYGLNQSSPTPLSSPSSGQLVAVRAEEEEEILRAQVCEVMTDKVKVYYVDHGFSEVISKAKVFELHEKFFQLPFQATKCKLAGLEPFCQEPAVLKKFETMASGKILLAEILERGQTPLVVLYDTSQDDDVNINAACMKALQDKTLASPLQVNSAYMNVTVRSVCSDGTIYCQLPSRGLAKLNEILENIETYFHSQVTSEFLVSRPFCGKGCLARYKGKWSRVEITNLHGSRVLDILFIDVGVQASVEVFELREIPPPFLRDLMAIPPQAVKCCLADLAVSVGSWTPDAVQWLREKVLNTTDCSMKVAKVDETKRCIYVHLFTDKNFHDPARSLNHQMAQSDLFKQQPDVFLTSHSPGKISTATLSSKTPSTRDYTNGSPTSASVPAKPHLRRALSGPKGGGGGNTTTTSPPETPSAPSSSLQLPPLLELPPAGNNIDVYVSVACHPGHFVLQPWRDMYKLVVLMGEMILYYNKTEEKPVNIEKNQIYAAKVENSWHRVLVKGVLTNGLVSVYELDYGKHELVSCTQLRPLIKEFRQLPFQGITAQLAGLKPRQWSEEASIVFRNHVEKKPLVAQLEAIQEATNPWDRKLTVFLVDTSQEERDIWVHDIMAEFADELTNEL; via the exons caccCATGAATCTGAACGAGAGCCTCGGCTCGGGGAAAGGAAAGCCCTACAACCCTCAGCAGGTCCAGGGTCGCATCAGGGAGATCCTGGGGAAGTATAGTAACGGGTTCTGGGTGTCGAAGCTGCCTCAGATCTACAGAGAACTGTACAAACAGGACATGCCTACTGAGGCCATCAAAGACCTGGAGACCTGGACGCACATATGCACT GTGGAGAAAACCTGCAGCAGTAACCCATCAGAGCTGCTACTATACCCTGCCAAGGAACAGACCACCACATCCTCCCCTCCGCCCATCCTAAACCCAAACTCCACCTCTGCCCCTGTCCCGTCTTCAAACATCCCAGGAGACAAACCCATGCAGTCCCCCGCCCAGCAGAGACCCCCCAGCACCCACCCGACTCGCTCTGGTTCTCGCTCTCCTCAGACTCCTCCATCATCCTCCTCGTCCCCTagccctccctcctcccccaccaCGCTCAGCCCCGACCTGAAGCTGAAActggaggagctgctggtgaAGTACTCCAACGGCCTGTGGGCCCACGCGCTCCCCAAGCTCTTCCAGGACACCTACAAA TTCAAACTGCCTGGACACGTCCTGGAGAACCTACACCTCCTCTCTGACATCTGCACCATCGACTACCCGATGCCTGACAACCCCAAGAGGGCCATCTTGTACAGGAGGAGCAGCagtggagatggaggaggagaagatgagAACTGTAATAGGAGAAATTCCTCGGCCAGTGAGGAGGAGCTGAGGGTGAGGCAGGAACTGGGGAGGAGGCTCAGTAACCACGCAGTGCCTTCTCTGCAGATCCCCAAAGAGGAGTACCCCTCTGTGTTAGTGGTGGAGGCCACCAACACCAATGGAGTTATACTCAG GTATATTGGTGAGGGTTACTCCCAGGCACAGGAGTCCATGGAGGATGAAATGAGGGAGTTTTATGGCCTGAACCAAAGCAGTCCAACCCCTCTGTCATCGCCATCCTCAGGCCAACTTGTTGCTGTCagggcagaggaagaggaggagattcTGAGGGCACAAGTCTGTGAGGTCATGACCGACAAGGTCAAG GTGTACTACGTGGATCATGGCTTCTCAGAGGTGATCAGCAAAGCCAAAGTGTTTGAGCTGCATGAGAAGTTTTTCCAGCTGCCTTTTCAGGCGACCAAGTGTAAACTAGCAG gCCTGGAGCCATTCTGCCAGGAGCCTGCCGTGCTGAAGAAGTTTGAGACAATGGCAAGTGGAAAGATCCTATTGGCTGAGATCCTAGAGAGAGGGCAGACCCCTCTTGTCGTCCTGTATGACACGTCGCAGGATGATGATGTCAACATCAATGCCGCCTGCATGAAAGCCCTGCAGGACAAGACGCTAGCCAGCCCGTTACAG GTGAACAGCGCTTATATGAACGTGACTGTCAGAAGCGTCTGCTCAGATGGGACCATCTACTGTCAGCTGCCCTCCAGAGGCCTTGCAAAGCTGAATGAGATACTGGAGAATATCGAGACATACTTCCACTCACAG GTAACATCAGAGTTCCTGGTATCCAGACCCTTCTGTGGGAAAGGGTGTCTGGCTCGCTACAAAGGCAAATGGTCTCGCGTAGAG ATCACCAACCTGCACGGCAGCAGAGTGCTGGACATCCTGTTCATTGATGTGGGCGTTCAGGCTTCTGTCGAGGTGTTTGAGCTGAGAGAGATCCCACCACCGTTTCTCCGTGACCTCATGGCGATCCCCCCACAG GCTGTGAAATGCTGTCTGGCAGACCTGGCTGTCAGTGTTGGATCTTGGACTCCAGATGCTGTCCAATGGCTTCGAGAGAAAGTGCtcaacaccacagactgtagcaTGAAG GTTGCCAAGGTAGATGAAACCAAGCGTTGCATCTACGTCCACCTTTTCACCGACAAGAACTTCCACGACCCGGCCCGCAGCCTCAACCATCAGATGGCTCAGTCTGACCTCTTCAAACAGCAACCAGATGTTTTCCTGACAAGCCACAG ccCTGGCAAGATCTCTACAGCCACTCTATCCTCCAAGACTCCCAGCACCAGAGACTACACTAATGGGAGTCCAACGTCAGCCTCTGTCCCAGCCAAGCCTCATCTCAGGAGGGCTCTGTCAGGACCcaaaggaggtggaggaggcaaCACGACCACTACCAGCCCACCAGAGACACCATCAGCCCCCTCATCCTCTCTCCAGCTGCCACCGTTACTGGAGCTGCCCCCAGCAG gaAACAACATAGATGTCTACGTATCAGTGGCGTGCCATCCAGGCCACTTTGTGCTGCAGCCTTGGAGAGATATGTACAAACTGGTGGTGCTGATGGGAGAGATGATTCTCTACTATAATAAAACTGAGGAGAAACCAGTCAATATAGAGAAGAATCAGATATACGCTGCTAAAGTGGAGAACAG CTGGCATCGTGTGTTAGTGAAGGGAGTTCTGACCAATGGGCTGGTGTCTGTGTACGAGCTGGACTATGGTAAACATGAGCTGGTCAGCTGCACACAGCTCAGGCCTCTGATAAAGGAGTTCAGACAGCTGCCGTTCCAGGGAATCACTGCTCAGCTGGCTG GGTTGAAGCCGAGGCAGTGGTCGGAGGAGGCTTCGATCGTTTTCAGGAACCATGTGGAGAAGAAACCACTCGTGGCACAGTTGGAGGCCATACAGGAAGCCACTAACCCGTGGGACAGGAAGTTGACGGTCTTCCTGGTTGACACTTCACAGGAAGAAAGGGACATCTGGGTGCATGACATCATGGCTGAATTTGCTGACGAGCTGACCAACGAGCTGTAG